One genomic segment of Catalinimonas alkaloidigena includes these proteins:
- a CDS encoding PorP/SprF family type IX secretion system membrane protein produces the protein MQLTFLHIFKKNIPVFFLLNVLSLLHLQAQEVRFSQYQTVPLLVNPAFAGTQSDYALHLNYRVQNIGLLAYRTGYFSFTLPLYDQSQDPRHVGGLSLGAINDMAGEAGEIKTNGVNLSGAYSLLFDRYGVQSLTFGLQGEYMLTSIDYGVLNWPSQVTYFGFDPGRRPLDVIEGRNSFVRFNAGVIWSYNPANNQLNSEQKLRFFTGFAVSNLNSPSQSFLKDSSYELPFLYKIHGGAEVMLGKRMSLAPDFVIMLQNGLSQFTLGTLLNYEKDVRSANNPNLSKVNLFAGAWFRSTDALILLLGASNRRFNVALSYDVNTVPAQAGIESQGAVELSLALKFLKEKNLRKISSPLF, from the coding sequence ATGCAGCTGACTTTTTTACATATCTTTAAAAAAAATATTCCGGTATTTTTTCTGCTGAATGTGCTTAGTTTACTACACTTACAGGCACAGGAAGTTCGTTTTTCTCAGTATCAGACCGTCCCCCTCTTGGTCAACCCGGCTTTCGCGGGCACACAGTCTGACTATGCGCTGCATCTCAATTATAGAGTACAGAACATTGGCCTGCTTGCTTACCGTACCGGCTATTTTTCATTTACGCTACCTTTATATGATCAGTCCCAGGACCCCAGGCATGTAGGTGGACTTTCTTTGGGAGCTATCAATGATATGGCGGGTGAGGCGGGTGAAATAAAGACCAATGGAGTGAATTTATCAGGAGCTTATAGCCTGCTCTTTGATCGTTATGGCGTTCAGTCCCTTACTTTTGGCCTGCAAGGCGAATATATGCTGACCAGCATAGACTATGGCGTGCTCAACTGGCCTTCGCAGGTAACGTACTTTGGCTTTGATCCGGGACGTCGCCCGCTAGATGTGATTGAAGGTAGAAATAGCTTTGTCAGGTTCAATGCGGGTGTAATATGGTCTTATAATCCCGCGAATAATCAGCTGAATTCAGAGCAGAAGCTCAGGTTTTTTACAGGTTTTGCGGTATCAAATCTGAATTCTCCATCGCAAAGTTTTTTGAAGGATAGCTCATATGAGCTGCCCTTTCTTTATAAGATTCATGGTGGAGCTGAAGTGATGCTAGGCAAAAGAATGAGTCTGGCCCCGGATTTTGTTATAATGCTGCAAAATGGGCTATCTCAGTTTACGCTTGGTACTTTGCTCAATTATGAGAAAGATGTTCGTTCTGCAAATAACCCTAACCTTAGCAAAGTCAATTTATTTGCGGGCGCATGGTTTCGTTCCACCGATGCGCTTATATTACTGTTAGGAGCTTCAAACCGTCGGTTCAACGTAGCATTAAGCTATGACGTTAACACTGTTCCGGCCCAGGCAGGGATAGAAAGTCAGGGGGCGGTTGAACTATCTTTGGCGCTAAAGTTTTTAAAAGAAAAAAACCTCAGAAAAATATCATCACCGCTTTTTTGA
- a CDS encoding OmpA family protein, whose amino-acid sequence MQVTLEYIAKLQKSAYLYLAVTGCICFFALNLASAQSIVQADNYYSAQQYYKASQLYQKIVSGDSSHYQAAYQLAHCYRYLYKYQRAEKYYGDVAQNAGRNFPLAPYYYAQMLKYNQRYEDALFWYNQFLKNYADKSSKFVIQAEKEKEGCVQAILSQPEGNDKVKLNRLSEDVNTVDYQEFAPALYQHDSIIAYSSTRIDSHDNISNRSGEAFSNQYLVKKDSQAWKDISRETRFSQLNTKWSDANGSFTADGMYYYFTRCSPTTDGFCHIYVTTQKNGKWQEARLLGEDINAPNSNTKHPSISANGDTLFFVSDRAGGLGGTDIWMSRRVEGEWKAAVNLGNDTNTVDDEISPFYSTKHKLLIFASDGRSGIGGMDLYMAEINQATPETPVPLASPFNSSKDDCYLVLGENVAYMASNREGSFDIYSVHKQEKQSFFRLLQGIHADQLVKQQKEGEVFEDIITDYSVLMSQKEENITVMHSSGQDFLRNGSSRFVLSADVNDILLEQLRDKKALTEGTTYTPTAENSADTLSENNLLVSFSTFQISSDEMVEISGSVSYRNQENTPVAKLSLYLLDEEGNITKITTTNAQGEFRFVNLEAEAAYEIRYSETLEAQQPNYKLENLRVFGYGNDFVTLHFENIYFDFNQSYLRNEAKVALDQLAAFHERYPESVIEINAFTDSTGNDVYNLQLSRERGQSAFNYLLEQGVDRSALVFNAKGVSTAIESSNSFISQQLNRRVEFYVLGKDLKFEQEVVTRMLRPKITLYTLANETGMSLEEIKRLNGLNGNELQAYKPIRIYRWAYEQAQGLFYQMQLRSE is encoded by the coding sequence ATGCAAGTAACTCTTGAATACATAGCCAAGCTTCAAAAAAGCGCTTATCTTTATTTAGCAGTCACGGGCTGTATTTGCTTTTTTGCCTTAAACCTTGCCTCCGCGCAAAGTATAGTTCAGGCTGATAATTATTATAGTGCCCAACAATATTATAAAGCCTCTCAACTCTATCAAAAGATCGTCTCAGGAGATAGTAGCCATTATCAGGCTGCATATCAGCTTGCCCATTGTTACCGCTACCTATATAAATACCAGCGGGCCGAAAAGTACTACGGCGACGTAGCCCAAAATGCAGGAAGAAATTTTCCTCTCGCACCTTACTATTATGCCCAGATGCTGAAATATAATCAGCGTTATGAAGACGCATTATTCTGGTATAATCAGTTTCTTAAGAACTATGCTGACAAATCTTCCAAATTTGTGATTCAGGCGGAGAAAGAAAAAGAGGGTTGCGTTCAGGCGATATTAAGCCAGCCAGAAGGTAATGATAAAGTTAAACTTAACAGACTGTCTGAGGACGTCAATACTGTGGATTATCAGGAGTTTGCGCCGGCGCTTTATCAGCACGACTCCATCATAGCCTATAGCTCCACACGAATTGACTCACATGATAACATCAGCAACAGATCAGGAGAAGCATTTTCCAATCAGTATTTGGTAAAAAAAGATAGCCAGGCGTGGAAAGATATTTCCAGAGAAACGCGTTTCAGCCAGCTCAACACAAAATGGTCTGATGCCAACGGCTCTTTTACGGCTGATGGTATGTATTACTATTTTACCCGTTGTAGCCCGACTACCGACGGTTTTTGCCATATCTATGTCACTACTCAGAAAAACGGAAAATGGCAGGAAGCCAGGCTTTTGGGAGAAGACATTAATGCTCCGAACAGCAATACAAAACATCCATCCATTTCTGCAAATGGCGACACCTTATTTTTTGTATCTGATAGGGCAGGTGGCCTGGGAGGCACAGATATCTGGATGAGCAGGCGAGTAGAAGGCGAGTGGAAAGCAGCAGTAAATCTTGGCAATGATACCAACACAGTGGATGATGAGATTTCTCCTTTTTACAGTACTAAGCATAAACTGCTGATTTTTGCGTCGGATGGCCGGAGTGGAATAGGAGGGATGGATTTATATATGGCTGAAATCAATCAGGCTACTCCTGAAACGCCAGTTCCCTTAGCATCTCCATTTAACTCCAGCAAAGATGATTGCTACCTGGTATTGGGTGAAAATGTAGCCTATATGGCTTCTAACAGAGAAGGAAGCTTTGATATTTATAGTGTTCATAAACAGGAAAAGCAGTCCTTTTTCCGGCTATTACAAGGTATTCATGCTGATCAGCTTGTAAAGCAACAAAAGGAGGGGGAAGTGTTTGAAGATATTATCACTGATTATTCAGTTTTAATGTCTCAAAAAGAGGAAAATATAACAGTTATGCATTCCAGTGGGCAGGACTTCCTGAGAAACGGGTCTTCTCGTTTTGTGTTGAGTGCCGATGTTAATGATATTTTATTAGAACAGCTCCGCGATAAAAAAGCATTGACAGAAGGAACTACGTATACGCCAACCGCTGAGAACAGTGCAGATACATTGTCAGAAAATAACCTGTTGGTATCATTTTCAACCTTTCAGATCAGCAGTGATGAGATGGTTGAAATAAGCGGATCAGTATCTTACAGAAATCAGGAAAATACCCCTGTCGCCAAGCTTAGCTTATACCTGCTTGACGAAGAGGGTAACATTACCAAAATTACCACCACCAACGCTCAGGGAGAGTTTAGGTTTGTTAACCTGGAAGCTGAAGCTGCTTACGAAATACGATATTCTGAAACTTTGGAAGCACAGCAGCCTAACTATAAGCTGGAAAACTTAAGAGTGTTTGGTTACGGAAATGACTTTGTGACGCTTCACTTTGAAAATATCTATTTTGATTTTAACCAATCCTATCTGAGAAATGAAGCCAAAGTAGCTTTAGATCAGTTAGCAGCGTTTCATGAGCGTTACCCTGAGTCAGTCATTGAAATTAATGCTTTTACCGACAGTACAGGCAATGATGTATATAATCTGCAACTGAGCCGGGAACGAGGCCAGTCCGCATTTAATTATCTTTTGGAACAGGGGGTAGACCGTTCGGCTTTGGTGTTCAATGCCAAGGGCGTATCTACTGCTATTGAATCCTCCAACTCATTTATCAGTCAGCAACTCAATCGTAGGGTAGAATTTTATGTATTGGGAAAAGACCTGAAGTTTGAGCAGGAAGTAGTAACCCGGATGTTGCGGCCTAAAATTACACTTTACACGCTTGCAAACGAAACAGGGATGAGCCTGGAAGAAATCAAACGCTTAAATGGACTTAATGGAAACGAGTTACAGGCATACAAACCCATAAGAATATATCGTTGGGCTTATGAGCAGGCTCAGGGATTATTCTATCAGATGCAGCTTCGCTCTGAATAG
- a CDS encoding gliding motility-associated C-terminal domain-containing protein has protein sequence MHVVSTILNIYNEQNYTVRRVCMVVFFWTLFVGAKLEAQSLFIGSEQTVWVEEGGLISLNGDAENYGQITNQGEISISGDWQNQGQYVAGTGLLTLAGSETQNFAHGDQEVYQLALMNGGDKILLDDVSISSLLKLTNGILRAENNATVYLEAEAQSNGGNNSSFVEGKVVSTGTGYKQFPLGSGELYHPLTLLDVQGNNPLIGVEVSEPHPAPASLSGLESISTSRYWQLDVLSGTYEGSVVRIGITDEPDFSDLTGLVVAAAPAVATTYESLGASEIVGKLDDGSVTSAEPTTLSVISLGLSSEFSERGKVLVPNAFAPDSPLEEDRSLSIFAVNLLPESFVFRIFNRWGKLVYETTSLGEALQTGWNGINQETNQPAQFGVYSYYLSGKFSNDETVIQKGTLTLFR, from the coding sequence ATGCATGTAGTAAGCACTATACTCAATATTTACAATGAGCAAAACTATACCGTAAGAAGAGTGTGTATGGTCGTATTTTTTTGGACTTTATTCGTAGGGGCAAAGCTTGAAGCCCAGTCGCTTTTTATAGGAAGCGAACAGACAGTCTGGGTGGAAGAAGGAGGGCTGATCAGCCTGAATGGTGATGCTGAAAACTATGGACAAATTACAAACCAGGGCGAGATCAGCATAAGTGGTGATTGGCAGAATCAGGGGCAGTACGTAGCTGGCACGGGGCTCTTGACGCTTGCAGGTAGTGAAACCCAAAACTTTGCTCATGGAGATCAGGAAGTATATCAGTTGGCACTGATGAACGGGGGAGATAAGATCCTTCTGGATGATGTAAGTATATCCTCTCTGCTTAAGCTTACAAATGGTATTTTAAGAGCAGAAAATAATGCGACAGTATATTTGGAAGCAGAGGCCCAGTCAAACGGTGGAAATAATTCATCTTTTGTTGAGGGTAAGGTTGTCAGCACAGGAACCGGGTACAAACAGTTTCCGCTGGGAAGCGGAGAACTTTACCACCCCCTGACATTGCTTGACGTACAAGGTAACAACCCGCTCATTGGTGTTGAAGTATCCGAACCTCATCCGGCTCCCGCAAGTCTGAGTGGGCTGGAAAGCATTTCCACCAGCCGCTACTGGCAGTTAGATGTATTGTCAGGAACCTATGAAGGTTCAGTAGTCAGGATAGGGATTACAGATGAGCCTGACTTTAGTGATCTTACAGGCCTGGTCGTAGCGGCTGCACCAGCAGTAGCTACCACTTATGAGAGCTTAGGTGCCTCAGAAATAGTAGGCAAATTGGATGATGGTAGTGTTACTAGTGCTGAACCTACGACACTATCAGTAATTTCATTGGGACTAAGTTCAGAGTTTTCCGAAAGGGGTAAAGTATTGGTGCCTAATGCTTTTGCCCCTGACTCCCCATTGGAAGAAGACAGAAGCTTATCCATTTTCGCGGTTAATCTTTTGCCTGAGAGTTTTGTTTTCCGCATCTTCAACCGCTGGGGTAAACTGGTTTACGAAACGACTTCTCTGGGTGAAGCTTTACAGACAGGGTGGAATGGGATTAACCAGGAAACTAATCAGCCTGCTCAGTTTGGGGTATATAGCTATTACCTGAGCGGTAAGTTCAGTAATGATGAAACAGTGATTCAAAAGGGAACACTGACACTTTTCCGTTGA
- a CDS encoding PD-(D/E)XK nuclease family protein gives MDRMSFLQKIVTNVIRDFSDELKDATVVFPNRRAGIFFKDLLAKRLDNASWMPQVCTLEDLAARLSDLVLADKLSLVYQLYEVFRQNDRQIESFDRFYFWGELLLADFSEVDMAMVNAKDLFSNLKDLKSIEAGYDYLTEDQKKVIARFWESFQYEEEKKAVGSSQERFLLFWNKLYPIYQQYREALTKQGLAYEGLVFRHVADQLKNDAVSLPSGSFVFVGLNALKNAELQIVKQLVSQEKATVYWDIDAYYLNNEVQEAGVFLRKYLRSTTLAPTFPKAIPNQYHSGKERQIHIHGVPLEVGQAKKTGEFLQELSKKEGFNPERCVVVLPDEHMLFPVLHALPPVIPKVNVTMGYPLRNTSLYSFIEHLLDLQLEKKQVQQQYTYHYESLLALLRHPFIKNYAPALAELNIQHIIQSNAVYIHQEDLEGDTTFFQNLLTAVEDVPHLFSYLLHWSAQLHQLLNQEEENANNAAHELSESEDGASSQNIPMLEQELLYHFYIHLNRLKSLTQERQFDFELPAFIKLLRQIFQSLRVPFTGEPLRGLQIMGLLETRNLDFDHVFVLSMNEGVMPASSSQTSFIPANLKKGFGLFGVDQQDAFYAHAFFRLLHHAQHVHLFYNTEDTSQLSGEMSRFLYQLYYESAYNESDELRFPDAKGDFIVHRDYLSMQVSPSIVKPISITKSEDVWKQMLRYINTDENSARSSLTPSALNTYLDCRLKFYYKYVARLKETEEVEEELDARVFGNILHKTMEVLYKRLISLKGSKKIEAEDCLQLKGEKLEEAIQKGFKEHYQPEKAQAFTFEGRNIIAREIVKKMAKQILDHDSRYAPFEIVSLEKGGKAGHHAQLTVSVNGTNISIPLRGIIDRIDRKEGVVRVLDYKTGRDERKAVDIQSMFDREHPGRNKAAMQALLYAWLYQKNQYHENESIVPGLVNATELFKEDFDPSLILEGEKVNSFERYQDEFISSLSRLLEEIFNKEVPFDQTDDEKKCGFCPYANICY, from the coding sequence ATGGATAGAATGAGTTTTCTACAAAAGATTGTTACCAATGTAATCAGAGATTTTTCAGATGAGCTGAAAGATGCTACAGTAGTTTTTCCTAATCGTAGGGCAGGAATATTTTTTAAAGATTTGCTTGCTAAAAGGCTGGATAACGCCAGTTGGATGCCTCAGGTTTGTACTTTGGAAGATCTGGCAGCACGCCTGTCTGATTTAGTTTTGGCAGATAAGCTAAGTCTCGTATATCAGCTTTATGAAGTGTTTCGGCAAAATGATAGACAAATAGAAAGCTTTGACCGCTTTTACTTCTGGGGTGAGTTACTGCTCGCTGATTTTAGCGAAGTAGACATGGCTATGGTCAATGCTAAAGACTTGTTCTCAAACCTTAAAGACCTCAAGTCCATTGAAGCGGGTTATGACTACCTCACGGAAGACCAGAAAAAAGTAATTGCTCGTTTCTGGGAAAGCTTTCAATATGAGGAAGAAAAAAAAGCTGTAGGTAGCTCTCAAGAAAGATTTCTTTTATTCTGGAATAAGCTCTATCCGATTTATCAGCAGTATAGAGAGGCGTTGACCAAGCAGGGACTTGCTTACGAAGGATTGGTTTTCAGGCATGTCGCTGACCAACTAAAAAATGATGCAGTGTCTTTACCATCTGGTTCTTTCGTTTTTGTTGGCCTGAATGCTTTGAAAAATGCTGAATTGCAGATTGTCAAACAATTGGTGAGTCAGGAAAAAGCAACAGTTTATTGGGATATTGATGCATATTACTTAAATAATGAGGTGCAGGAAGCAGGTGTTTTTTTGAGAAAATATCTTCGCTCCACTACACTTGCACCCACCTTTCCCAAAGCGATACCTAACCAATACCATAGTGGAAAAGAAAGACAGATCCATATACATGGGGTGCCTTTGGAAGTGGGACAAGCAAAAAAAACAGGAGAATTTTTACAGGAACTCAGCAAAAAAGAAGGCTTTAATCCCGAGCGATGTGTGGTAGTACTTCCTGACGAGCATATGCTTTTTCCGGTACTACATGCTTTGCCCCCTGTCATCCCGAAAGTAAACGTAACGATGGGGTATCCACTGCGGAACACTTCTCTCTATAGCTTTATTGAGCATTTACTAGACTTACAATTAGAAAAAAAGCAAGTCCAACAGCAGTATACCTATCATTATGAGAGTTTATTAGCATTACTTCGCCATCCCTTTATAAAAAACTATGCTCCGGCACTGGCAGAACTTAACATTCAGCATATTATACAGAGTAATGCCGTTTATATTCATCAGGAGGATCTTGAAGGGGATACAACTTTCTTTCAGAATTTATTGACGGCTGTAGAGGATGTCCCTCACTTATTCAGCTACTTACTGCACTGGAGTGCCCAGCTTCATCAATTACTAAACCAGGAAGAAGAAAACGCGAATAACGCAGCTCATGAATTATCAGAAAGTGAAGATGGCGCTTCCAGTCAGAACATCCCCATGCTGGAGCAGGAGCTCCTGTATCACTTCTATATCCATCTCAACCGACTAAAATCGCTTACCCAGGAACGTCAGTTTGATTTTGAGCTACCGGCTTTTATTAAGTTACTAAGGCAAATCTTCCAATCGCTTAGAGTCCCTTTTACCGGTGAGCCACTGCGGGGTCTGCAGATTATGGGCTTATTAGAAACCCGAAACCTTGATTTTGACCACGTTTTTGTCCTTTCCATGAATGAAGGTGTTATGCCTGCCTCCAGCAGTCAAACTTCGTTTATACCTGCTAACCTGAAGAAAGGCTTCGGCTTATTTGGTGTAGATCAGCAGGATGCCTTTTATGCACATGCTTTTTTTCGTTTGCTGCATCATGCCCAGCATGTTCACCTTTTTTATAATACAGAGGATACCTCCCAGCTGAGTGGTGAAATGAGTCGTTTCCTTTATCAGTTGTACTATGAATCTGCGTACAATGAGTCTGATGAACTTCGTTTTCCTGATGCCAAGGGTGATTTTATTGTGCATAGAGACTATTTGAGCATGCAGGTTTCCCCTTCTATCGTAAAGCCTATTTCTATCACAAAGTCAGAAGATGTCTGGAAACAAATGCTGAGGTACATCAATACAGATGAAAATAGTGCGAGATCAAGTCTGACACCTTCAGCGCTAAATACATACCTGGATTGCCGACTTAAATTTTATTACAAATATGTAGCCCGGCTAAAAGAGACTGAGGAAGTGGAAGAAGAACTGGACGCCAGGGTGTTCGGGAATATACTTCACAAGACGATGGAAGTACTATATAAGCGTTTGATCAGCCTGAAAGGAAGTAAAAAAATTGAGGCGGAAGACTGTCTTCAGCTCAAAGGCGAAAAACTTGAGGAAGCTATCCAGAAAGGCTTCAAAGAGCATTATCAGCCGGAGAAAGCGCAAGCGTTTACTTTTGAAGGAAGAAATATTATTGCCAGGGAAATTGTGAAGAAAATGGCTAAGCAGATACTGGATCATGATAGCCGCTACGCTCCTTTTGAAATTGTGAGCCTGGAAAAAGGAGGTAAAGCAGGACACCATGCTCAGTTGACTGTAAGTGTGAACGGAACAAATATCAGTATTCCGTTGAGAGGGATTATTGATAGGATAGACCGGAAAGAGGGAGTGGTAAGAGTTTTAGACTATAAAACCGGGCGTGATGAGAGAAAAGCCGTTGACATTCAGTCCATGTTTGACAGAGAACATCCGGGACGAAATAAAGCTGCAATGCAGGCATTATTGTATGCCTGGCTTTATCAAAAAAATCAATACCATGAAAATGAAAGCATTGTACCAGGTTTGGTAAATGCTACCGAACTTTTCAAAGAAGACTTTGATCCAAGCCTCATCCTGGAGGGGGAGAAGGTCAACAGTTTTGAGAGGTATCAAGATGAGTTTATCAGCAGTCTTTCCAGGCTTTTGGAAGAAATTTTTAATAAAGAAGTGCCATTTGATCAGACAGATGATGAGAAGAAGTGCGGATTTTGCCCCTACGCCAATATTTGTTACTGA
- a CDS encoding glycosyltransferase yields the protein MENHYAIVTPCFNENETIIKFLLSLEDTLQNLPYHFTVVVVNDCSTDKTLDLLSDFTFKARNLSLDLLSLRVNLGHQGAIFQGLLYARGLEVDRFIIMDADGEDDPHAILSLLVHQESDIVHVVRGKRNESLFFRVAYYFYKLLFKAITHKNMNFGNFCMINRRVLEAATHSSFIHFAAYLSKVRGSHAYITFDRQKRIGGESKMKASSLVYHAFKSLTEYAEDLLMIFLKLFMVLASGFVGLIGYIFYLKLFTDKAILGWASTMSVGLFNTALISIGFYVIGIILLNISHYRNAASKEPVYELVDDHYEHEFN from the coding sequence ACCCTGTTTTAATGAGAATGAGACTATTATTAAGTTTCTATTGTCATTAGAAGACACCCTGCAAAACCTGCCATACCATTTCACAGTAGTGGTAGTTAATGATTGTTCTACAGATAAAACTTTAGATCTGCTTTCAGATTTTACTTTCAAGGCGCGCAATTTGTCATTGGACTTATTATCACTAAGAGTTAATCTGGGGCATCAGGGGGCAATATTTCAGGGCTTGCTTTATGCAAGAGGTCTTGAGGTAGATAGGTTTATCATCATGGACGCTGATGGAGAAGATGATCCTCATGCTATCTTAAGCTTACTGGTTCATCAGGAATCTGACATTGTACACGTTGTTCGGGGTAAGCGGAATGAGAGCCTCTTTTTTAGAGTGGCCTATTATTTCTATAAGTTATTGTTCAAGGCGATTACCCATAAGAATATGAACTTCGGGAACTTCTGTATGATCAACAGAAGAGTGCTGGAAGCCGCAACACATTCATCGTTCATTCATTTTGCGGCATATCTGTCTAAGGTGCGTGGAAGTCATGCCTACATCACCTTTGACAGACAGAAACGTATTGGTGGTGAGTCAAAAATGAAAGCCAGCAGTTTGGTCTACCATGCTTTTAAGTCTCTTACTGAATACGCTGAAGATTTGCTGATGATATTTCTGAAGTTATTTATGGTATTGGCAAGTGGGTTTGTAGGGCTGATAGGTTATATTTTTTATCTGAAATTATTTACAGATAAAGCTATCCTTGGTTGGGCCAGTACCATGTCTGTGGGTTTATTTAACACAGCCCTGATTTCAATAGGGTTTTACGTCATCGGAATTATTTTGCTCAACATTTCACATTATCGGAATGCTGCTTCTAAAGAGCCGGTATATGAGTTAGTTGATGATCATTATGAGCATGAATTTAACTGA
- a CDS encoding tail fiber domain-containing protein: MKFNVRYCLATVVVIFFVLVHQAWSQNNVGIGTREPNSNAALHVVAPNGDQGLLIPTLTTTQRESPDLLSRLGSSENGLLVYDLDRNSFFYWMDEQWQPIVSGNITEFLTGGEGISIADNGVITNIGDADSTNDITTSTLAEGDIEGTFPSLSIAPQAVTTEKLGDGAVTSSKVANNTLLPQDMQSPGAGKVLITTSGGTVFWENQSIFGITFLPRGRMYIGDSENKPSPVDVRGEGNILIGNGTSANSLAISGDLSLSSTGDAQIQADAVTANEITSGAVGTDEIADGQVGTADMADSAITNSKLAENAVTSSKILDGEIIGSKIAANAVNSNTIADGSIINADISATAAIDGAKIVPNFTEKASSTSSTLPTDGAGTLTTKDYVDAVNTEDLSGGNGISSFTYDGTSVATVGVNAGAGLGFDAGGALQVNSMGITESMLANDAVTSAKIANESIINDDISTSANIAGVKISPNFGSQNISADGNINITGKATSAETLAGDPNNTLATKGYVDNAVSSDRRLKKDIQAVDSSLEQILLLKPSQYKWKNPQKEGISYGLIAQELAETYPELVRERNDGYLGIDYYELIPLLIKAIQEQQLQMQQLQTAKSEATIDTDVKVELQDLRNENQRLKQEIEDIKKALGLKAAATADE, from the coding sequence ATGAAGTTTAATGTAAGATACTGTTTGGCAACAGTGGTAGTCATTTTTTTTGTGCTTGTGCACCAGGCATGGTCACAAAATAATGTAGGTATTGGCACCAGAGAACCCAATAGCAATGCTGCCTTACATGTTGTTGCTCCTAACGGTGATCAAGGCTTACTTATTCCCACCCTTACTACGACTCAAAGAGAGTCACCAGATTTACTGTCACGTCTAGGTAGTAGTGAAAATGGCTTATTGGTTTACGATCTTGATCGCAACTCTTTCTTCTATTGGATGGATGAGCAGTGGCAACCTATCGTGAGTGGCAATATTACTGAGTTTTTAACTGGTGGTGAAGGTATAAGTATTGCTGATAATGGTGTTATTACAAATATCGGTGACGCTGATTCTACCAACGACATTACGACTTCTACCTTAGCTGAAGGTGATATTGAAGGCACATTTCCATCGCTCAGCATTGCTCCGCAAGCTGTAACGACCGAAAAGCTTGGAGATGGGGCTGTGACTTCGTCTAAAGTAGCCAATAATACGCTGCTTCCCCAGGATATGCAGTCGCCGGGTGCGGGCAAAGTGCTGATCACTACCAGTGGGGGGACAGTCTTTTGGGAGAATCAGTCTATTTTTGGTATTACTTTCTTACCCAGAGGAAGAATGTATATAGGAGATAGTGAGAATAAACCTTCTCCCGTTGATGTAAGGGGAGAGGGGAACATCCTTATTGGTAATGGAACTTCCGCCAACAGCCTGGCCATCAGCGGAGATTTGAGCCTGAGCAGTACCGGTGACGCACAAATTCAGGCAGACGCGGTTACTGCTAATGAAATAACCAGCGGGGCCGTAGGTACCGATGAAATTGCCGACGGTCAGGTAGGAACCGCTGATATGGCAGATTCTGCCATTACGAATTCAAAACTGGCCGAAAATGCTGTAACTTCTTCAAAAATTCTGGATGGAGAAATCATCGGCAGTAAAATCGCTGCCAATGCTGTGAATTCTAATACCATAGCAGATGGTAGTATTATCAATGCTGATATTAGTGCGACGGCTGCCATAGATGGAGCCAAGATAGTGCCCAACTTTACCGAAAAAGCATCGTCTACTTCCTCAACTTTACCTACGGATGGAGCAGGAACACTGACTACTAAAGATTATGTAGATGCGGTCAATACAGAAGACCTTAGTGGAGGCAATGGAATCTCTTCATTTACCTACGATGGAACTTCAGTAGCTACGGTAGGAGTAAATGCAGGAGCAGGCTTGGGCTTTGATGCAGGTGGGGCTTTACAGGTCAACAGTATGGGAATTACTGAAAGTATGCTGGCTAATGATGCGGTTACGTCTGCCAAAATAGCCAATGAAAGTATTATCAATGATGATATTAGTACTTCAGCTAATATTGCTGGCGTTAAAATCAGCCCTAACTTTGGGAGTCAGAACATAAGTGCTGATGGAAATATAAATATTACCGGCAAAGCTACCTCCGCCGAGACCTTGGCTGGCGACCCGAATAATACGCTTGCTACCAAAGGATATGTAGACAATGCAGTTAGCAGTGACCGTCGTTTGAAAAAAGATATTCAGGCTGTTGACAGCTCATTAGAGCAAATACTTCTTCTTAAGCCTTCACAATACAAATGGAAGAACCCACAAAAAGAAGGCATCAGCTATGGGTTGATTGCGCAGGAACTGGCCGAGACATATCCCGAACTGGTAAGAGAACGCAATGACGGATATTTGGGTATTGATTATTATGAGCTTATCCCTCTTCTGATAAAAGCAATACAAGAACAGCAATTACAAATGCAGCAACTTCAAACCGCTAAATCTGAGGCCACAATCGATACGGATGTAAAAGTTGAGCTACAAGATTTGAGAAACGAAAACCAACGGCTAAAGCAGGAAATTGAGGACATCAAGAAGGCACTGGGACTAAAAGCAGCAGCTACTGCTGACGAATAG